A stretch of Gemmatimonas sp. DNA encodes these proteins:
- a CDS encoding helix-turn-helix domain-containing protein yields the protein MSRPRLVSDHDVFAAFDAAIAEHGPNGVTLGLVAQRLGVTAPALMRRFGSKQGLFAAFMQQQLAAQPDMLRALVDTQADPMQALLALSGHTRPYSMKRAAYLRHLASFFLQLADDPALVPVIAKWFEGERGWMAERLSEALATGALKLNTPVPELARTLQAALHGARLQWATGGKGTESAWSRREMDAVLGPWRK from the coding sequence ATGTCCCGTCCCCGCCTGGTCTCCGACCACGACGTGTTCGCCGCGTTCGATGCCGCGATCGCGGAGCACGGCCCCAATGGGGTGACGCTCGGCCTGGTGGCCCAGCGGCTGGGCGTCACCGCGCCCGCGCTCATGCGTCGCTTCGGATCGAAGCAGGGGCTGTTCGCCGCCTTCATGCAGCAGCAATTGGCAGCGCAGCCGGACATGCTGCGCGCGCTCGTGGATACCCAGGCCGATCCGATGCAAGCGCTGCTCGCGCTCAGCGGACATACGCGTCCGTACAGCATGAAACGTGCGGCGTATCTGCGTCACCTCGCCAGTTTCTTCCTGCAGTTGGCCGACGACCCCGCGTTGGTGCCCGTCATCGCGAAGTGGTTCGAAGGCGAGCGAGGTTGGATGGCAGAACGCCTTTCCGAGGCGTTGGCGACCGGCGCGCTGAAGTTGAACACGCCGGTGCCCGAGCTCGCGCGCACGCTGCAAGCCGCGCTGCATGGGGCGCGACTGCAGTGGGCCACCGGCGGCAAGGGCACGGAGAGCGCGTGGAGTCGACGTGAGATGGATGCGGTGCTGGGGCCGTGGCGGAAATAG
- a CDS encoding glucose 1-dehydrogenase: protein MRRLTGRVALVTGAARGIGLAVARRLVDEGAEVVLTDLRDDEGERAASALGACAVYRHLDVRDAADWALVIGECVQRYGRLDVLVNNAGITGFESYAGAHDPEHVSLEAWRAVMATNLEGVMLGCQAAIGAMRAAGGGSIVNIGSRSGVVGIPGAAAYAASKAAVRNHTKSVALWCAEQDLGIRCNVVQPAAVLTPLWEPMLGTGPDRAANIAAAVADAPLRRFGAPEEVAALVAYLASDESAYCTGGEFNIDGGLLAGSVAAPARATHSTSDV from the coding sequence ATGCGGCGACTCACCGGACGGGTAGCGCTGGTAACCGGCGCGGCGAGAGGGATCGGGCTGGCGGTGGCGCGTCGTCTGGTGGACGAAGGGGCGGAGGTCGTGTTGACCGACCTCCGCGACGACGAGGGCGAGCGCGCGGCCAGCGCGCTCGGGGCCTGCGCCGTGTACCGGCATCTCGATGTGCGTGACGCGGCAGACTGGGCGCTCGTGATCGGCGAGTGCGTGCAACGGTATGGCCGACTCGATGTGCTCGTGAACAACGCCGGCATCACCGGATTCGAGTCGTACGCCGGCGCGCACGATCCGGAGCACGTGTCGCTCGAGGCGTGGCGCGCGGTGATGGCCACCAATCTCGAGGGGGTCATGCTGGGCTGCCAAGCAGCCATCGGGGCCATGCGCGCCGCGGGTGGTGGCAGCATCGTCAACATCGGCTCACGCTCTGGCGTGGTGGGTATCCCGGGCGCGGCGGCATATGCCGCGAGCAAAGCGGCGGTGCGGAATCACACCAAGTCGGTGGCCTTGTGGTGCGCCGAGCAAGACCTCGGGATTCGCTGCAATGTGGTGCAGCCGGCGGCGGTGCTGACGCCTCTGTGGGAGCCCATGTTGGGAACCGGCCCCGATCGCGCGGCGAACATCGCGGCGGCGGTTGCCGATGCGCCGCTGCGGAGGTTTGGCGCTCCGGAGGAAGTCGCGGCATTGGTGGCCTATCTCGCCAGCGATGAATCGGCGTACTGCACCGGCGGCGAGTTCAACATTGACGGCGGGCTACTGGCGGGTAGTGTGGCGGCGCCAGCGCGGGCAACACACTCGACATCTGATGTGTGA